In the genome of Drosophila kikkawai strain 14028-0561.14 chromosome 2R, DkikHiC1v2, whole genome shotgun sequence, the window aaaggtgcccgttattcaaatcggaaaaatctttcgttttcgattaccggagcaccaatttctcgttttcaaaaacgaaaacgaaaaaatcttgccgttttcgattaccggagcagacCTGATTCACAataattatacccttgcagggtattataatttcagtcagaagtttgcaacgcagtgaaggagacgtttccgaccctataaagtatatatattctcgcTCAGCATCAGtaaccgagtcgatctagccatgtccgtctgtccgtccgtctctccgtccgtctgtccgtccgtctgtccgtccgtctgtccgtttctacgcaaactagtccctcagttttaaagttatctgaatgaaactttacatttagtcttttatatactctcactgctatatatgtcggaaagggccggatcggacgactatatcatatagctgccatacaaatgttcgatacatttttagaaaaaaaattataagttggtgttttttcaacatttttgtatCATTTATGAGTTTTGGcccttttatattatttcagaatttggttttaattttatgaaaatcggacgactatatcttatagctgccatacgaacgatcgggaaattaattggaaaaaattataacttcgttgtttttcaacgtattttcatctactctgagatatgagctttacttattattatagaattttggtatacattttatgaaaatcggacaactatatcatatagctgccatagaagcgatccgtagatgtagagaaaatgtaaagctgggaatgtataactgtaactgtcaaactgtaaacataataagtatagttaaaatgttatgaaactctgtttagtgtctgttttcggcattataatttataatataaatatgaaaaccaatctgcaagggtacacaaacttcctttcttgttttaaatgtcaaaaaagtaaaataaaaatttaattgaattgaaaactGTCATCCTACACAGTCCATTCGTGTGAAAGAGTTGGGATTTTTGCCAGTTGGGAAACTCCGACTCCCACAAAGCTACATCCACATCTGATAGCCGCAAATTAAACTGCTGAGTCTCATCCAATTCATAAGCAAAGGTGGTTTTAAAGGCTTTTTCAAACAATTTGGCTGTTGAACAACAGTAAACCCGCAGATCCATCTAAAACCGACGCCGTACTCTTGTACTATTATGATACTGCCGCATTATTTCATGAAAGATTTTACAGCGCTGAAGCGTTTTTTACAAGTGTGAGCAagacaaatttttatttattttttttgtatcatattacaaacatttttaaactatcaGGGCTACAACATagcaaaaatatgtataaaagaaagtgctgaaaaataatataacggCTTTCATTAAGCCCAACGCACGGGTAGCATTTTATAagattttctgtttttcataCTTTGACCTCGATTTTTTTGGGTACCTGTATGTAAGGTAATTATACCATAGAACTAAGGgatttaatgttatttatgaccctttgtttttcaattacGGCGTGCTTGTAGGAATTGGTGCAGGTCTTTCCTTCCCACCAACAGTGTATATTGTGACTTCACACTTTGCAAAGTTACGCGGAGTGGCCAATGGTCTGTGCATCTCAGGCAGTACCCTTGGCAGCATTATTCTTCCCCCCCCCTTCTTTGTTGGTTAGACCTATGGTTACCATGGAAAGTGTCTCATAATGGGAGGCATTACCCTCAATGTTTTTGTAGCGGCGCTGTTTTATGAGCCTGTGGAGCAGCACATGGTACGTGCCCGTCAGGCTCTGGAGGATATACCTGAAGAAGAGGACATTGGAATTGTGATGAAATTCGAGAATGTCGACGAGAACGTAGTTGACCAGGAGCAAGCTGATAAGCACCTACTACCCTATAACTCACCGCCTTCTCCCCTGTATCTACCCGACGATGAGAAGCAGCTGTTCGTTCGTAGTGCTTCTGCAGCTTTTGTTCAAAGTTACTCAAAGTCTGGTGATGAATTCCAGCCTCGAACTCGAAAGATAAGTACCCCTGTGAGGTTGCCGCAAAGGAATCAGACGTTTTCACCCGGGCAACTAAACCCTCAATCTTCTTTGTATGCTGTACCAGAGAGTTCATACAAACTCTCTCTATGAAATTCCTCAAGATCGAGATTATCTAAGCGTTCTCCATCAACTAGTAGCTTTTTGTACATCAGTACACCTTATCACGGAAGTACTTTGTCATTCCAGCCAAAGGAATTTTCCTCGCACATGTCTCTTCGTTCAATGGGCAGTAACGGCGGAGGAGGCGTGGCAGGAGAATCAACGTGTCCAGAAACATCCAGGGCCACTGATGAAGCTAGAGGCAAGGCTCAAGCACCACAACGCTCCAAGTTTTTTGATCTGAGCCTGCTAAGGGACCCGATGTACTTAGTCATACTTATCTGTAATTCGACAAATGCCATCAGCTACACGAATTTTATCATATTGCTTCCAAGTTTTGGTGAAGCCAAAGGTTTTAacaaatcattatcagcgtaCCTGCTATCAGTTGTTTCCGCCACGGATCTTATTGGTCGTATTGGAGACTCAGCACTTTCTGACATGGGCTACATACCAAAGACGTGGTACTTAGTTGCAGGCTTGTCTATATCGGGTCTTTCCCTTGC includes:
- the LOC108083306 gene encoding uncharacterized protein, which codes for MGGITLNVFVAALFYEPVEQHMVRARQALEDIPEEEDIGIVMKFENVDENVVDQEQADKHLLPYNSPPSPLYLPDDEKQLFVRSASAAFVQSYSKSGDEFQPRTRKISTPVRLPQRNQTFSPGQLNPQSSLYAVPESSYKLSL